One segment of Cetobacterium sp. NK01 DNA contains the following:
- a CDS encoding nitrilase-related carbon-nitrogen hydrolase, with protein sequence MNIFLAQMKPILGDTEKNLKKIVEVVEKEIQKNTEIVIFPELSLTGYLLEEMVYDVAIERVPQILLELSKKISIIFGAVELGEDLYHYNTAFYLEDGEVKHKHRKIYLPTYGLFDEGRYFKEGDRIRAFDTKFGRVGMLICEDIFHQSNPYVLGQDGAQMVFVIASSPTRLTDKGLEIEKIWENICRTTSISNGCYTVVVNRVGVEDGVNFWGGSFAISPSGDTIEKLEQFEEDGKNIQIDKKEIVKVRFASGSCKNEKIDLVLNELKRIKKSR encoded by the coding sequence ATGAACATATTTTTAGCTCAAATGAAGCCAATATTAGGAGATACAGAGAAAAATTTAAAAAAAATAGTTGAGGTTGTTGAAAAAGAGATACAAAAAAATACAGAGATAGTTATTTTTCCAGAACTTTCATTAACAGGATATCTTTTAGAAGAAATGGTGTATGATGTAGCAATAGAAAGAGTTCCACAGATATTATTGGAGTTATCTAAAAAAATATCAATAATTTTTGGAGCTGTTGAACTAGGAGAGGACTTATATCACTATAATACAGCTTTTTATTTAGAGGACGGAGAAGTAAAGCATAAGCATAGAAAAATATATCTGCCGACTTATGGTCTTTTTGATGAAGGAAGATATTTTAAAGAAGGAGATAGAATTAGAGCTTTTGACACAAAATTTGGTAGAGTTGGAATGCTAATATGTGAGGATATTTTTCATCAAAGTAATCCATATGTATTAGGTCAAGATGGAGCACAAATGGTATTTGTAATTGCTAGTAGTCCAACTAGATTAACTGATAAAGGTTTAGAAATAGAAAAAATATGGGAAAATATTTGTAGAACAACATCGATTAGCAATGGATGTTATACAGTTGTTGTAAATAGAGTGGGAGTAGAGGATGGTGTAAACTTCTGGGGTGGAAGTTTTGCAATAAGCCCTTCAGGAGATACAATAGAAAAATTAGAGCAATTTGAAGAGGATGGGAAAAATATCCAAATTGATAAAAAAGAGATAGTAAAAGTTAGATTTGCATCGGGATCATGTAAAAATGAAAAAATAGATTTAGTGCTAAATGAACTAAAAAGAATAAAAAAAAGTAGATAA
- the cysS gene encoding cysteine--tRNA ligase, which yields MIKIYNTLKGELEIFKPLKEGEVSMYVCGPTVYNYIHIGNARPAIFFDTVRRYFEFRGYKVKYVQNFTDVDDKMIKKANEEGVTLQDIAKKYIDAYFEDTAKVNLKEEGMIRPKATEHIGEMIKIIKTLIEKGYAYESQGDVYFDINSYKQEYGELSGQSIDDLKSGARIDVSEIKKDPLDFALWKKAKDGEPYWNSPWGKGRPGWHIECSAMSNKYLGATFDIHGGGQDLIFPHHENEIAQSKCGTGGEFAKYWIHNGYINVKGEKMSKSLGNFFLLREVLEQFEGRVVRFFILSSHYRKPIDFSDNELIQSKAGLERIENAVARGKEKLTSKPVESGSDLVVLKETLESSKDKFVRCMDEDFNTAGGIGAIFELVKELNKATEEEKISKNGLEVLEETIDYVRVVMEDVLGVLLKIEVQVGDMTTELIEFLLELRREARDNKDWAFSDKVRDRLLEMGIKIKDGKEKTTWSI from the coding sequence ATGATAAAAATATACAATACACTTAAAGGTGAGTTAGAAATATTTAAACCTCTAAAAGAGGGAGAGGTTTCGATGTATGTATGTGGGCCTACAGTTTACAACTATATACATATAGGAAATGCAAGACCAGCAATATTTTTTGATACAGTAAGAAGATATTTTGAATTCAGAGGATATAAAGTTAAGTATGTTCAAAATTTTACAGATGTGGATGATAAAATGATAAAAAAGGCTAATGAAGAGGGAGTAACTCTACAAGATATAGCCAAAAAATATATAGATGCTTATTTTGAGGATACAGCAAAAGTTAATTTAAAAGAGGAAGGAATGATAAGACCTAAAGCAACAGAACATATAGGTGAAATGATAAAAATCATAAAAACTCTTATTGAAAAAGGTTATGCATATGAGTCTCAAGGGGATGTATATTTTGATATAAATAGCTATAAACAAGAGTATGGAGAATTATCAGGCCAAAGTATTGATGACTTAAAAAGTGGAGCAAGAATAGATGTTTCAGAAATAAAAAAAGACCCATTAGATTTTGCACTATGGAAAAAAGCAAAAGATGGAGAACCTTATTGGAATTCACCTTGGGGTAAAGGAAGACCTGGATGGCATATTGAATGTTCAGCAATGTCAAATAAATATTTAGGTGCAACATTTGATATTCATGGTGGAGGACAAGATTTAATATTTCCACATCATGAAAATGAAATAGCTCAATCAAAATGTGGAACAGGAGGAGAGTTTGCTAAGTACTGGATACATAATGGCTATATAAATGTAAAAGGTGAAAAAATGTCTAAATCACTAGGAAATTTCTTTCTTTTAAGAGAAGTTTTAGAGCAGTTTGAAGGAAGAGTGGTAAGATTTTTTATACTGAGCTCTCATTACAGAAAGCCAATAGATTTCTCTGATAATGAATTGATTCAAAGTAAAGCTGGATTAGAAAGAATTGAAAATGCTGTTGCTAGAGGAAAAGAAAAGTTAACTTCAAAACCAGTTGAAAGCGGATCTGATTTAGTAGTTTTAAAAGAAACACTAGAGAGTTCAAAAGATAAATTTGTAAGATGCATGGATGAAGATTTTAATACTGCTGGAGGAATAGGTGCCATCTTTGAGTTAGTAAAGGAATTAAATAAAGCAACTGAAGAGGAGAAAATATCAAAAAATGGATTAGAAGTTTTAGAGGAAACTATTGATTATGTAAGAGTTGTTATGGAGGATGTGCTTGGAGTTTTATTAAAAATTGAAGTTCAAGTTGGAGATATGACAACAGAACTAATAGAATTTCTGTTAGAATTGAGAAGAGAAGCCAGAGATAATAAAGATTGGGCATTTTCAGATAAAGTAAGAGATAGACTTTTAGAGATGGGAATTAAAATAAAGGATGGGAAGGAAAAAACAACATGGTCAATTTAG
- a CDS encoding Mini-ribonuclease 3 yields the protein MVNLDVREANGLVLAYLGDCVWELSVRTYFINKGYNIKNLNRLVKEHVNAQAQSKYLKNIIDELDEDKLTLVNRSKNSNIKTFPKSCSVMEYKEATAFEALIGALYTEGKIDDINKIVEKNLG from the coding sequence ATGGTCAATTTAGATGTGCGTGAAGCAAATGGATTAGTTTTAGCGTATTTAGGTGATTGTGTATGGGAACTTTCAGTTAGAACTTATTTTATAAATAAAGGGTATAATATAAAAAATTTAAATAGATTAGTAAAAGAGCATGTAAATGCACAAGCTCAAAGTAAATATTTAAAAAATATAATAGACGAACTAGATGAAGATAAATTAACATTAGTTAATAGATCTAAAAATAGCAATATAAAAACTTTTCCTAAATCGTGTAGTGTAATGGAATACAAAGAAGCTACAGCTTTTGAAGCTTTAATTGGAGCGCTTTATACAGAAGGAAAAATAGATGATATCAATAAAATAGTGGAAAAAAACTTAGGTTAA
- the ispD gene encoding 2-C-methyl-D-erythritol 4-phosphate cytidylyltransferase encodes MYCGDTKITLIVAAAGIGKRMNLGYPKQFLEVDGKPLFLKVLEVAEESSLIESIVIVTGQDSIEAVEDLCEKYSIQKVKKVVQGGSERQYSIENALEYCKDNSIIAVQDGVRPFLKEKYFSEGLKILEENLEIDGAVVGIPLKDTIKRINLEGEVVETPKRDEYIAVHTPQIFRGQILKLAYKKAREDNFLGTDDSSLVERIGGRIKVIIGDYDNLKITTIEDLKFL; translated from the coding sequence ATGTACTGTGGTGACACTAAAATAACCTTAATTGTTGCTGCTGCGGGTATTGGAAAAAGAATGAATTTAGGATATCCAAAACAGTTTTTAGAGGTAGATGGAAAGCCTTTGTTTTTAAAAGTTTTGGAGGTTGCTGAAGAGAGCTCACTTATAGAAAGCATTGTTATTGTCACAGGACAAGATTCAATAGAAGCAGTTGAGGACTTATGTGAAAAATATAGTATTCAAAAAGTGAAAAAGGTTGTTCAAGGTGGAAGTGAAAGACAATATTCTATTGAAAATGCGTTGGAATATTGTAAAGATAATAGTATAATAGCAGTACAGGACGGAGTTAGACCTTTTTTAAAAGAAAAATATTTTTCTGAAGGTTTAAAAATATTAGAGGAAAATTTAGAAATAGATGGTGCTGTGGTAGGAATCCCATTAAAGGATACAATTAAAAGAATTAATTTAGAGGGAGAAGTTGTAGAAACACCTAAAAGAGATGAATATATAGCTGTTCATACACCACAAATATTTAGAGGACAAATTTTAAAATTAGCTTATAAAAAAGCTAGAGAAGATAATTTTTTAGGAACAGATGATTCGTCTTTAGTTGAAAGAATCGGAGGGCGAATAAAAGTTATAATAGGAGATTATGATAACTTAAAAATTACAACAATTGAGGATTTAAAATTTCTTTAA